The sequence AACGACGTGGTCGACTTCCGGGTGCTCACGGTTGATAGCTTCGGAAGCTCCACCTGGGCCGACTCCTTTGATTCGCTGAACGTGAACGCCGGCGCGGGGAACCGTGAAGCGCTCATCACCGATCTGACCGGCGCCGCCGATCTGATCACCGACCTCGACAGCTACGCCCACCGTCTGGTCCGCGCCGAGCTGACCATCACCGGCGAACTCGAGACCTTTGCCGGCGCCGGCCACCAGGCCTACAGCGTGTCCAACGGCGCGGTCGGAGGCGATGACGACGTGAAGCTGCGCATGCCCACCGAGCTGCGGGAGTCCCTGGGGCTTGCGGTTGGCTGCGACGTCGACGTGACGGCCACCCCGCTGTGGCGTTTCGACGCGACCGCTCAGTTCATGGCCTACAACTCGTCGGAACTCAGCGTGGAGAACTGCCCGGCGCTCAGTGTGGTCAGCGCCACGGCGACCAGCATCACCACCGTGCAGCTCGTGCTGAGCCGCGCGCTCGGCCCGATCAACCCGGACGGCTCTGAGTTCACCATCGCCGGCCTGACGGTCACGGCGGTTGAAGCCAATGGCTCGATCGTCACCCTGACCACCAACGAGCAAACGTCAGCCGCAGATTATACCGTAGAGCTCGCCGACACCCTGACCGACATCTTCGGCGACACGATCCCGGCCGACGCCAGCGCAAGCTTCACTGGCTTTGAAGAGCTGGACGTTGCGATCAGCGAAGTTATGGCCCGCTTTAAGAGCGGTACCGGTGATCCCGGTGAGTATATCGAGATCTACAATCCGGGTACTGAAGCCTTCGACCTCGGGGGCTGCGTCCTGGGTAAGGTGAAACTCAATGGGAGCAGTGCTACCGAAGTTACGATCGATGAGGGTGTCTCCGTGCCGGCAGGGGGCTACGCGCTCTTTGCCTCAAGTGAAGATGCCGCTGCTGGCCTGAGTGTGGCGCAGGTGCTCGTCGGTTTTGGGCTGAACAACGAAGCGATGATCTACGACCTGACCTGCGCTGGTGAAACGCTGGATGAAGTTGAAGTTCCCTACTCCAGCAGTCTCTCGCTTGGACGTTCAGCACAGAAGGATCTCAACGGGCTGAGCTCTCCGAACCCCAGTGGTAGCTCGTGGTGCTTCACCCCAGACGACGCGGCCAACGAGTACACCGTCTTCGCCGGCGACAGCGGCTCCAAATACGGAACCCCGGGGGCGGCCAACGTGGCCTGTCCGTGAGCTTACCGTACAGCGATTCAACGCGCCTCTTTGAAGGCGCCGTTGGATCACGCTGAACGCACGAACAAAAACCGCATAGCTTCGGCTGTGCGGTTTTTTTGTACCCGGACACCGGGGCTCATCGCCTGCGGGCTCCTGCAAATGTAGGTCTGTTCGAACGTCCGCGGCCGCCCGAGCTTCTCAGCGTCATTGCGCCTGGTTATCTCGTTGAAGCGGAGGTGCGGACACCGCAAATACGCGGAGTAAAAATGGGCAAAAAAAAGCCCCCAGGGGTTGCCTGGAGGCTTTGAGCTTCGCCTGGGGGGAAGCGAAGCTCGAAAAAAATGGCCAGTCCGCCTGGGGGGGGAAGCGGACTGGCCGGGGTGCCGAGCGTGCTCACTTAAAGAAGGAGCTGGATCCTTCCGTGAGGGGGGGATCACGTTGAAGGATCGCGCCCGACACAATTCGGAAGATATCTCCGGGGAGTGGGGAGGTCAAGTCTTTTTTGTAATTTTCCACCAAGACTGGACAGACCCCACCCTTCACAGCAGCGCCCGAAGCGCTCTGGAGCGCGAATTTCATGGAGAATCGACACATTGAGTGTGGTATGAGCGACCTGCAAAAAAAACGTTAGAGACGATCTTTTACAAGCCCCGGCACCCCGAGACCTCGCGACGATCGCGTTTTGATACGATCGCCCGACCATGCTGACCGAAGTCTCGGCCCTTTCCGGCAAGCGAGTTGATGATGAGCGATATCCCCCTGGACCAGCGTGCATTTGAGAAGGCCCTCAGCGAGCTGGTGCGAACCTACCGCGCGACCACCGAAGGCGCGGCCTCCTACCACTCCGACGACAGTGTGCGCTGCCACCACTGTATGTTCACCACCGGCAGCACCGACTGCTCCTTCTGCACCTACTGCCGCGATTGCACCAACTGCACGTACTGTACTCAGTGCACCGAGTGCGAGCACTGTCATCAGTCGAGTTACTGCGTGCGCTCGAAGCGCTGCGCCAACAGCTCCTACCTGATCTTGAGCGAGGACTGCACCGACTGCGTGTTCTGTTTCGGGTGTGTGGGGCTTGTGAAGAAAGAGTTTCATATTCTCAACCAGAAGTTCTCGCGCGACCGTTACTTCAAGCTCGTCAAAGAGCTTAAGGCGGCGATGAAGATCGCCTGAGCCTCTCGTGCTGCTTATGTTGAGGGGGGCGGGTTGACATGCTGCTCAGGTGCACAGTATCTCGCTGAGTGACAGAAGGCGTGTGTGAACCCGGGAGCAGACGCTCCTGCGACGAGTTATGGAGGCGGTGTGAGCGAGATCTTAACGGTCGGCGTGGTGACGGTTAGCGACCGTGCCAGCCGCGGTGATTATGACGACATCAGCGGCCCGGCCATTGAGGCCTGGCTCAAGCGTGCGTTGGTCACACCCTTTGAGACGTGCGTTCGCCTCGTCCCCGATGAGCGCGGGCAGATCGGCGATGCGATCGTCGAGCTCTGCGATATTCAGGGCTGTCAGCTGGTGCTGACCACCGGTGGCACCGGTCCGGCGGTGCGCGATGTGACGCCCGAGGCCACCCTGGACGTGGCCGACCGTGAGATGCCTGGCTTTGGCGAGCGCATGCGTCAGATCAGTCTTAAGTACGTGCCGACCGCCATTCTCTCCCGTCAGGTGGGCGCGCTGCGTGGCCGCTCGCTGATCGTTAACTTGCCCGGCAGTCCACGCTCGATCGCCGAGATCCTCGACGAGCTCTTTGAGGCCATTCCCTACTGCATTGAGCTGATGGACGGCCCTATCATCGAGACCGATCCGGAGGTCGTGGTGGCGTTTCGCCCCAAAAAGAAAAAGGTCACCCCGTGAGCACGCGCGATCGCGACGTCATCCGTAGCCAGCAGGGGCAATCGGAACTTCGCCAACTCTTGTCGGACTGGCGCACCGGCCGCGACGTGGGCAAACACTTTACCGCGATCAAACATCTGCCCGCACGTCAGGCGCAGTACGCCGCGCTTCCCCGGGAGCTTGACCCCAGGGTCGGAGAACTTCTCCGCGCGCGCGGCTTTCAGAGCCTTTACAGCCACCAGGCCCGGGCCGTGGAGGCTGCACTTGGTGGCCGCCACACCGTCGTGGTCACGCCTACGGCCAGCGGCAAGAGCCTCTGCTACAACCTCCCGGTCATCGACAGCCTGTACAAGGGCCACAGCGCCCTCTACCTCTTTCCCACCAAGGCGCTCAGCCAGGATCAGAGCGCTGAGCTTAACCAGCTTCTCAAGCTCGCTCCGGGCCGCGATCCGATGTGGGAGGGACAGGTCTACGACGGCGATACCGACCCGGATGTTCGCCGTCGTGTGCGCCGTAACGGGCGCCTGGTGCTGACCAACCCGGATATGTTGCACGCCGCGATCCTGCCGCATCATGACAAGTGGGCGCGCTTTTTTAAGGGCCTCAAATACATCGTCGTCGACGAGCTGCACACCTACCGCGGGGTCTTCGGAAGCCACGTGGCCAACGTGCTGTGGCGACTTCGCAGAATTTGCCGCCATTATGGCACCGATCCCGTCTTTCTGGCCACGAGTGCCACCATCGCCAACCCCCGGGAGCTGGCAAGAGAGCTCGTTGGCGGCGACGTTGAGCTCATCGATGAGAGCGGGGCGCCGCAGGCCGAGCGCTATGTGTGCTTTTTGAATCCACCGATCGTCGATGCCGATAAGATGCGTCGGCAGAGCCCGCTGCGCCTGGCCTCGCGCATTGCAACGCAGACCTTAAAGCGCGACTGCCCCACCATTGTCTTTGCCCGCAGCCGGCAATCTGTGGAGGTGATGGTCAACCGTCTTAAACGCCGGCTGGCCGCCGATCGCGACCGCCCGGGGCTGGCCGACCGCGTGGCGAGTTACCGGGGCGGGTATCTCCCCGGGCTGCGTCGCTCCATTGAGAGCGGGCTGCGGGAGGGGCGAGTGCGCGGGGTGGTCACCACGAACGCCCTGGAGTTGGGAGTCGATATCGGTAGCCTTGATGTCTGCGTGCTGGCTGGCTACCCGGGCACCATTGCCTCGACCTGGCAGCAGATCGGGCGCGCCGGACGCAGTGGCGGCGTGTCGGTGGCCATCGTGATCGCCGGCGACAATCCCATCGATCAGTTCATTATTCAGAACCCGGACTACTTCTTCGGGCAGTCACCTGAGGCGGCGCGCGTTGATCCGCAGAACCTGCTTATCGCCGTCGAGCATCTCAAGTGCGCCTGCTACGAGTTGGAGTGGCGCGCCGGTGAGGCCTACGGTGGTTTGAGCCCGTCTGATACCGAGGAGGCGCTCGATTTTATGGCCCGCGCCATGGGCGTGGTGCAGCGAAGTGGCGAGCGCTGGACGTGGACCTCGCGCACGTATCCGGCCAACCAGGTCAGCCTGCGCAGCACCGCCTCGGAAAATTTTGTGGTTATCGACATCGGCGCGCGTGAGCGTAATGTGCTGGCCGAGGTGGACTTTGAGAGCGCACATCTGACGCTCTACCCCAACGCCGTCTACCAGATCTCGGGGGAGCCCTACCGGGTGGTACGCCTCGATTATGACGAGCGCCGAGCGTATGTGGAGCGCAGCGATGACGGTTACTACACCACCGCCATGCATTACGCCGCCACGCACG comes from Lujinxingia sediminis and encodes:
- a CDS encoding lamin tail domain-containing protein, encoding MMLRRKTLAMLAALSLAAGAAACGDTDDPSPTPLPDAGEDVGPDAELDVEPDPDVEEDVGPDADVDPEPVVAPTPGDLVITEVMKQPTEVSAVEGQWVELFNTSDAELELEGCLLGSSELDEGVLIAESLTVVSGGYLTLAASANAGFDADLVLSGLRLSEAEGSVTLECDGETITEVAYDAGESYPAVAGASLSRDPAFNGATDDSGDYWCAATAAYNGADLGTPGAANPSCDGGSGDTGSAQIADLLANGPGDDGKMIEGVTVTYVRPLVGSESAGFFVQASAGGPALFVAVAEGEVMPVEVNDVVDFRVLTVDSFGSSTWADSFDSLNVNAGAGNREALITDLTGAADLITDLDSYAHRLVRAELTITGELETFAGAGHQAYSVSNGAVGGDDDVKLRMPTELRESLGLAVGCDVDVTATPLWRFDATAQFMAYNSSELSVENCPALSVVSATATSITTVQLVLSRALGPINPDGSEFTIAGLTVTAVEANGSIVTLTTNEQTSAADYTVELADTLTDIFGDTIPADASASFTGFEELDVAISEVMARFKSGTGDPGEYIEIYNPGTEAFDLGGCVLGKVKLNGSSATEVTIDEGVSVPAGGYALFASSEDAAAGLSVAQVLVGFGLNNEAMIYDLTCAGETLDEVEVPYSSSLSLGRSAQKDLNGLSSPNPSGSSWCFTPDDAANEYTVFAGDSGSKYGTPGAANVACP
- a CDS encoding caib/baif family protein, which produces MSDIPLDQRAFEKALSELVRTYRATTEGAASYHSDDSVRCHHCMFTTGSTDCSFCTYCRDCTNCTYCTQCTECEHCHQSSYCVRSKRCANSSYLILSEDCTDCVFCFGCVGLVKKEFHILNQKFSRDRYFKLVKELKAAMKIA
- the mog gene encoding molybdopterin adenylyltransferase, which produces MSEILTVGVVTVSDRASRGDYDDISGPAIEAWLKRALVTPFETCVRLVPDERGQIGDAIVELCDIQGCQLVLTTGGTGPAVRDVTPEATLDVADREMPGFGERMRQISLKYVPTAILSRQVGALRGRSLIVNLPGSPRSIAEILDELFEAIPYCIELMDGPIIETDPEVVVAFRPKKKKVTP
- a CDS encoding DEAD/DEAH box helicase, which codes for MSTRDRDVIRSQQGQSELRQLLSDWRTGRDVGKHFTAIKHLPARQAQYAALPRELDPRVGELLRARGFQSLYSHQARAVEAALGGRHTVVVTPTASGKSLCYNLPVIDSLYKGHSALYLFPTKALSQDQSAELNQLLKLAPGRDPMWEGQVYDGDTDPDVRRRVRRNGRLVLTNPDMLHAAILPHHDKWARFFKGLKYIVVDELHTYRGVFGSHVANVLWRLRRICRHYGTDPVFLATSATIANPRELARELVGGDVELIDESGAPQAERYVCFLNPPIVDADKMRRQSPLRLASRIATQTLKRDCPTIVFARSRQSVEVMVNRLKRRLAADRDRPGLADRVASYRGGYLPGLRRSIESGLREGRVRGVVTTNALELGVDIGSLDVCVLAGYPGTIASTWQQIGRAGRSGGVSVAIVIAGDNPIDQFIIQNPDYFFGQSPEAARVDPQNLLIAVEHLKCACYELEWRAGEAYGGLSPSDTEEALDFMARAMGVVQRSGERWTWTSRTYPANQVSLRSTASENFVVIDIGARERNVLAEVDFESAHLTLYPNAVYQISGEPYRVVRLDYDERRAYVERSDDGYYTTAMHYAATHVLDVFKERQAPRTSIGFGEVRVTQRFVGFKKIKFGTGENIGYGELNLPELDLHTMAYWLQLKADDFKDRVPSSLVADQWVRLVEGVGEVLKTTASLKMMCDWRDLELCIGSVANDQWWSQGPGGLTVRDASGEEQDFEAGQIAPSLYEPHIYLYDRYPGGVGLGEGLFDEHEIFMGMARDLVRSCPCEAGCPSCVGPPGESATPIKDSVETILEVLSRRDASSSR